One Clostridium novyi NT genomic window carries:
- the hpt gene encoding hypoxanthine phosphoribosyltransferase, translating into MTNDIKEVLFSEEKLKAKVQEIGKKITEDYKGKQLILVGILKGSVPFMADLMKCVEMPCQIDFMDVSSYGNSTESSGVVRILKDLEFEVEGKDILIVEDIVDTGTTLEYLKRYLKAKKPNSVEVACLLNKPDRRKVEVEVKYEGFKVPDEFLVGYGLDYAEKYRNLPYIGILKESVYTK; encoded by the coding sequence ATGACAAACGACATTAAAGAAGTACTGTTTAGTGAAGAGAAGTTAAAGGCAAAAGTTCAAGAGATTGGAAAGAAAATAACGGAGGATTATAAGGGAAAACAATTAATATTAGTTGGAATATTAAAGGGATCTGTACCATTTATGGCTGACTTAATGAAATGTGTAGAAATGCCTTGTCAGATAGATTTTATGGATGTATCAAGTTATGGTAATTCTACAGAAAGTTCAGGTGTTGTTAGAATACTTAAAGACTTAGAATTTGAAGTTGAAGGAAAAGATATACTTATTGTAGAGGATATAGTAGACACAGGAACTACACTTGAATATTTAAAAAGATATTTAAAGGCTAAAAAGCCAAACAGTGTTGAAGTAGCATGTCTTCTTAATAAGCCAGATAGAAGAAAAGTTGAAGTGGAAGTTAAATACGAAGGTTTTAAAGTTCCAGATGAATTTTTAGTTGGATATGGATTAGATTATGCTGAGAAGTATAGAAACTTACCTTATATAGGAATACTAAAAGAGAGTGTATATACTAAATAA
- the ftsH gene encoding ATP-dependent zinc metalloprotease FtsH produces the protein MGGINVKKRLSSATIWIVLLIVLFFAAITVLESSKTSGAISYNEFKKYWIENKVSRVEIKQDGRTVAGELNDKAKTQFQVVVPQSLLVQDILVNNPKSSVNVKFEPASSMPMWISWIPTIILILVMVGFWVMFMQQSQGGGGGNRGVMNFGKSRAKLATPDSQKVTFKDVAGADEEKGELEEIVDFLKEPKKYLDMGARIPKGILLVGPPGTGKTLLAKAVAGEAGVPFFSISGSDFVEMFVGVGASRVRDLFEQAKKNSPCIIFIDEIDAVGRQRGAGLGGGHDEREQTLNQLLVEMDGFGVNEGIILVAATNRPDILDKALLRPGRFDRQILVGAPDAKGREEVLKVHVRNKRLSDDVDLKVLAKRTPGFVGADLENLMNEAALLAVRANKKQIGMEELEEAITRVIAGPEKKSRVIHEEDRKITAYHEAGHAIVMKFSPHSDPVHEISIIPRGMAGGYTMHLPERDTSYMSKSKLKDEMVGLLGGRVAEQIIIGDISTGASNDIQRVSNIARKMVMEYGMSEKLGTITFGSDHDEVFIGREIGKSKNYSEEVAFEIDNEVKALVDEAYKKAEKILTEHIDKLHAVAKVLLDKEKVTGEEFNAIVEGRPLEELNKKENAIDLEKHDNVEEVHDDVEGVHDDVEGVNIKDTSEDNIETTDAFANNTDLEEDKKEI, from the coding sequence ATGGGGGGCATTAATGTGAAAAAAAGACTTTCAAGTGCGACAATTTGGATTGTGTTACTGATAGTTTTATTCTTTGCTGCAATAACAGTGTTAGAAAGTAGTAAAACATCAGGAGCTATATCCTATAATGAATTTAAAAAGTATTGGATTGAAAATAAGGTTTCAAGAGTTGAAATAAAACAAGATGGAAGAACAGTTGCAGGAGAACTCAACGATAAGGCCAAGACTCAATTTCAAGTTGTAGTTCCACAAAGCTTATTAGTACAAGACATACTTGTAAATAACCCAAAGTCTTCTGTAAATGTTAAGTTTGAACCAGCATCATCTATGCCTATGTGGATAAGCTGGATACCTACTATAATATTGATTTTAGTAATGGTTGGTTTCTGGGTTATGTTTATGCAACAGTCACAAGGTGGTGGCGGTGGTAATAGAGGCGTTATGAACTTTGGAAAAAGTCGTGCCAAACTTGCTACTCCAGATAGCCAAAAGGTTACATTTAAAGATGTAGCAGGTGCTGATGAAGAAAAGGGTGAACTTGAAGAAATAGTTGATTTCTTAAAAGAGCCTAAAAAGTACTTAGATATGGGTGCTAGAATACCTAAAGGAATCCTACTTGTAGGACCTCCAGGAACAGGTAAGACATTACTTGCAAAGGCTGTAGCAGGGGAAGCTGGAGTACCTTTCTTTAGCATATCAGGTTCTGACTTTGTTGAAATGTTTGTTGGTGTAGGTGCATCTAGAGTTAGAGACTTATTCGAACAAGCTAAAAAGAATTCACCATGTATCATATTTATAGATGAAATTGATGCTGTTGGTAGACAAAGAGGAGCAGGTCTTGGTGGAGGACATGATGAAAGAGAACAAACTCTAAATCAATTGCTAGTTGAAATGGATGGTTTTGGAGTAAATGAAGGAATAATCTTAGTTGCTGCAACAAATAGACCAGACATATTAGATAAAGCCCTTTTAAGACCAGGTAGATTTGATAGACAAATACTAGTTGGCGCACCAGATGCAAAAGGAAGAGAAGAAGTATTAAAGGTTCATGTTAGAAATAAGCGTTTATCAGATGACGTTGATCTTAAGGTTCTTGCAAAGAGAACACCAGGATTTGTGGGAGCAGATCTTGAAAACTTAATGAATGAAGCTGCACTACTTGCTGTTAGAGCTAATAAGAAGCAAATAGGAATGGAAGAATTAGAAGAGGCAATAACAAGAGTTATAGCTGGACCTGAAAAGAAAAGTAGAGTTATTCATGAGGAAGATAGAAAAATTACAGCTTATCATGAAGCAGGTCACGCTATAGTAATGAAATTCTCTCCTCACTCAGATCCAGTACATGAAATAAGCATAATACCAAGAGGTATGGCTGGTGGATACACAATGCATCTTCCAGAAAGAGATACATCTTACATGTCTAAATCAAAATTAAAGGATGAGATGGTAGGATTACTTGGAGGTAGAGTTGCTGAACAAATAATAATTGGAGATATAAGTACAGGAGCATCAAATGATATTCAAAGAGTATCAAATATCGCAAGAAAAATGGTTATGGAATATGGTATGAGTGAAAAACTAGGAACTATAACATTTGGAAGCGATCATGATGAAGTATTTATAGGAAGAGAAATTGGAAAGTCTAAAAACTATAGTGAAGAAGTTGCTTTTGAAATAGACAATGAAGTTAAAGCTTTAGTTGATGAAGCTTACAAGAAAGCTGAAAAAATATTAACTGAGCATATAGATAAACTTCATGCTGTAGCTAAAGTTCTTTTAGATAAGGAAAAAGTAACTGGAGAAGAATTTAATGCTATAGTAGAAGGAAGACCTTTAGAAGAATTAAATAAAAAAGAAAATGCTATTGATTTAGAAAAGCATGATAATGTAGAAGAAGTTCATGATGATGTAGAAGGAGTTCATGATGATGTAGAAGGAGTTAATATAAAAGATACATCAGAGGATAATATTGAGACTACTGATGCTTTTGCTAATAACACGGATTTAGAAGAAGATAAAAAGGAAATTTAG
- the yabP gene encoding sporulation protein YabP, producing MEVKKETSLEEKKSNLILENRNKLQITGVVEVICFDEKLIILDTKLGTLTIKGEGLKVQKLDVQNGEVAIIGRINSCVYTTTESKKDKDSIIARLFR from the coding sequence ATGGAAGTAAAAAAGGAAACATCATTAGAAGAGAAAAAAAGTAATTTAATACTTGAAAATAGAAATAAGTTGCAAATAACTGGTGTAGTAGAAGTTATTTGTTTTGATGAGAAATTAATAATCCTAGATACTAAACTTGGAACCTTAACAATTAAAGGAGAAGGACTTAAAGTTCAAAAATTAGATGTCCAAAATGGAGAAGTTGCCATAATAGGACGTATAAATTCCTGCGTATATACTACAACTGAAAGTAAAAAAGACAAAGATAGTATAATAGCAAGGTTGTTTAGGTAA
- a CDS encoding S1 domain-containing RNA-binding protein gives MALKLGSILEGTVVNITKFGAFIEVEGKTGLVHISEVADTYVKDIREHIKEQDKVKVKVISVDDNGRLSLSIKQAMPTRKSVKPVEIDWEKEKKKATPNVNFEDAISRFLKDSEERFQDIRKHQNLKGNKYSKKS, from the coding sequence ATGGCCTTAAAGTTGGGTAGTATCTTAGAAGGTACAGTAGTGAATATAACAAAGTTTGGAGCATTTATAGAAGTGGAGGGGAAGACAGGTCTAGTACACATATCTGAAGTAGCAGACACATATGTAAAGGACATAAGAGAGCATATAAAAGAACAAGATAAAGTAAAGGTAAAAGTTATATCAGTAGATGATAATGGTAGACTAAGTTTATCTATAAAACAAGCTATGCCAACCAGAAAGTCAGTAAAACCAGTTGAAATAGATTGGGAAAAGGAAAAGAAAAAGGCAACACCTAATGTAAACTTTGAAGATGCTATATCAAGATTCTTAAAAGATAGTGAAGAAAGATTTCAAGATATAAGAAAACATCAAAATTTAAAGGGAAATAAGTATTCTAAAAAGAGCTAA
- the spoIIE gene encoding stage II sporulation protein E, translated as MQCNSEILPYKRVKGVSKEEKEKKQLQRIIILKNLVYCISALLVSRVLLLSEDNTTAPFGIALLIASVMQAERAVFPVSMGCIIGYISLSNKLTNLPQYLIVTGTIFILSYLLNKKSKIKSLVVMFSITSIEILLSEFFIRHITMNVAFLTMFLQVICIIPLYFILERSLICLKSLKTKHLFTSEEVISISILISLILAGTWGMQILGVSIRNILALNFILMISYINGSNVGAASGIAIGSIIGISSKNILIFMSVYGLCGLIAGIFRESGKILTSTSYVITFLILKLYSNIDVEFKLIEMIIATGIFLIIPGRVYEKINLELDWEKKQEYINKNYINRIKDMLFQRLYGFSDVLTNISGNLNNLADNDKLVMKNKSSALIQNLADRVCSGCEMHYNCWKKEAYITYEAFGELIQNHQEGKKNKLPKEINRKCVKRTILLNNTKDIVNNYIINEMWRKRLSEGREIVAGQIKNMASSLKEVIEEFNSDVKFNSEAEKRIRKIFENKTFKYNDIFCYDDKNKRLVVKLYLKSCGGAQICSKKVLPLINEAVGKNMCISDEGCIIDPKTGMCTITFEQTAKFHVASYVGRQCKNGEKHNGDSYSFGKTNDGDYMCIISDGMGSGPEASEESRVAVDLIEKFTHFGISKETAINTVNSIMSLKFSENEKFSTLDLSSLDLYNGEIDFMKVGAVPSFIKSGDKVEVVTSNTLPIGVLDKVDLEVTHKKLKSGDMIIMLSDGVLDYNNNNVGKVDWVVDYLKNSNINSPKELVDGLISTAKMLSGGKAKDDMTAIVSKVYSLY; from the coding sequence ATGCAATGTAATTCAGAAATTTTGCCATATAAAAGAGTTAAAGGTGTTAGTAAAGAAGAAAAAGAGAAAAAACAATTGCAACGGATTATTATTTTGAAAAATCTAGTGTACTGCATTAGTGCTTTACTTGTGAGTAGGGTGCTATTATTAAGTGAGGATAATACAACTGCTCCTTTTGGGATAGCGCTACTAATTGCAAGTGTAATGCAAGCTGAACGGGCGGTGTTTCCTGTTTCTATGGGGTGTATTATAGGGTACATATCTTTAAGTAATAAGCTTACAAATCTTCCCCAATATCTAATAGTAACAGGCACTATATTTATATTATCTTATCTTTTAAACAAAAAATCCAAAATAAAAAGTTTGGTAGTTATGTTTAGCATTACATCAATTGAAATATTATTAAGTGAATTCTTTATTAGGCATATCACAATGAATGTTGCATTTTTAACTATGTTTTTACAGGTAATATGTATTATACCATTATATTTTATTCTAGAACGTTCCTTAATATGTTTAAAATCCCTAAAAACAAAACATTTATTTACAAGCGAAGAAGTTATAAGCATATCAATATTGATTTCTCTTATATTAGCCGGTACTTGGGGTATGCAAATTTTAGGTGTATCCATTAGAAATATTTTAGCTTTAAACTTTATACTCATGATTAGTTATATAAATGGAAGCAATGTAGGGGCTGCCAGTGGAATTGCCATAGGATCAATTATAGGAATATCCTCAAAAAATATACTTATTTTTATGAGTGTGTATGGATTGTGTGGATTGATTGCAGGTATTTTTAGAGAAAGTGGAAAAATATTAACAAGTACATCGTATGTAATTACTTTTTTGATTTTAAAATTATACTCTAATATAGATGTAGAATTTAAATTAATAGAAATGATTATAGCCACAGGGATATTTTTAATTATACCAGGTAGGGTTTATGAAAAAATAAATTTAGAGCTAGATTGGGAAAAGAAGCAAGAATATATAAATAAAAATTATATTAATAGAATTAAGGACATGCTATTCCAAAGATTATATGGTTTTTCTGATGTGCTAACTAATATATCTGGAAATCTTAATAACTTAGCTGATAATGATAAATTAGTTATGAAAAATAAAAGTAGTGCCCTTATACAAAATCTTGCTGATAGAGTTTGTAGTGGATGTGAAATGCATTATAATTGTTGGAAAAAGGAAGCATACATTACCTATGAAGCTTTTGGTGAATTGATTCAAAATCATCAAGAAGGTAAAAAAAATAAATTGCCAAAGGAGATAAATAGAAAATGTGTTAAAAGAACTATACTTTTAAATAATACAAAAGATATAGTTAACAATTATATTATAAATGAAATGTGGAGAAAAAGACTAAGCGAAGGGCGTGAAATTGTAGCAGGACAAATAAAAAATATGGCAAGTTCACTAAAGGAAGTTATCGAAGAATTTAATTCAGATGTAAAGTTTAATAGTGAGGCTGAAAAAAGGATTAGAAAAATCTTTGAAAATAAGACATTTAAGTACAATGATATATTCTGCTATGATGATAAAAATAAAAGATTAGTTGTTAAACTGTATCTAAAATCATGTGGAGGCGCACAAATATGTTCTAAGAAAGTTTTACCTCTTATAAATGAAGCTGTAGGAAAAAATATGTGTATAAGTGATGAGGGGTGCATTATAGATCCTAAAACGGGAATGTGCACGATAACTTTTGAACAAACTGCAAAATTTCATGTTGCATCTTATGTTGGTAGACAGTGTAAAAATGGAGAAAAGCATAACGGTGATAGTTATAGCTTTGGGAAAACCAATGATGGGGATTATATGTGTATAATAAGTGATGGAATGGGATCGGGTCCTGAGGCCAGTGAAGAAAGTAGAGTTGCTGTGGATCTTATTGAGAAGTTTACCCATTTTGGTATAAGCAAAGAAACTGCAATAAATACAGTGAATTCAATAATGTCATTAAAGTTTTCGGAAAATGAAAAGTTTTCAACATTAGATTTAAGTAGTTTAGATTTATATAATGGAGAAATAGATTTTATGAAGGTTGGAGCTGTGCCTAGTTTTATAAAATCAGGAGACAAAGTAGAGGTTGTAACATCTAATACTCTTCCTATAGGGGTTTTGGACAAGGTTGATTTAGAAGTAACTCACAAAAAGTTGAAAAGTGGAGATATGATCATAATGTTAAGTGATGGCGTTTTAGATTATAACAATAATAATGTAGGTAAAGTTGATTGGGTGGTAGATTACTTGAAAAATAGTAACATAAATAGTCCAAAAGAATTAGTAGATGGACTTATATCTACAGCTAAAATGCTTAGTGGGGGAAAAGCTAAAGACGATATGACAGCTATAGTTAGTAAAGTGTATAGTTTATATTAG
- a CDS encoding FtsB family cell division protein: MKKKRKIKNVILTVMVIYACYIAVHQQITIKNKKIQLENCKVELQKVDDQHQKLVDTIKMSETNRYVEELARERLGFVKHGESAVVQKKD; the protein is encoded by the coding sequence ATGAAGAAGAAAAGAAAAATTAAAAATGTAATTTTGACTGTAATGGTTATATATGCTTGTTACATAGCGGTACATCAGCAAATAACTATAAAAAATAAAAAGATTCAGCTGGAAAACTGCAAAGTTGAATTACAAAAAGTTGATGATCAACATCAAAAGTTAGTAGATACAATAAAAATGTCTGAAACTAATAGATATGTTGAAGAATTAGCTAGAGAAAGACTTGGCTTCGTAAAACATGGAGAAAGTGCAGTAGTTCAAAAAAAAGACTAA
- the yabQ gene encoding spore cortex biosynthesis protein YabQ — protein sequence MLIPIRSQFNLIAYSVLAGVLTGVLFDIYRIIRGMENPNKVLTFIEDILFWIFAAISVFAFLLYTGHVYVGIYLYLYIAFGLYIYIRLISIHFLRIQYKIINSILKFLRILKNIFFYFIETFFCKITGKNKLKNSLNKTQKKTKI from the coding sequence ATGCTAATTCCTATAAGAAGTCAATTTAATTTAATAGCTTATAGTGTACTTGCAGGGGTACTAACAGGGGTTTTATTTGATATATATAGAATAATAAGAGGAATGGAAAATCCAAATAAAGTATTAACTTTTATTGAGGATATACTATTTTGGATTTTTGCAGCAATATCAGTATTTGCATTTTTGCTTTATACTGGTCATGTTTATGTAGGAATATATTTATATTTATATATTGCCTTTGGGCTATACATTTATATAAGACTTATCAGTATTCATTTCTTAAGAATTCAATATAAAATAATAAATAGTATATTAAAATTTTTAAGAATATTGAAAAATATATTTTTTTATTTTATAGAAACATTCTTTTGCAAGATTACAGGTAAAAATAAATTAAAAAATTCCTTGAATAAAACACAAAAGAAAACTAAAATATAA
- a CDS encoding HU family DNA-binding protein — MNKSELITSMAEKSQLTKKDVEVALKAFIESVEEALMDGDKVQLVGFGTFETRERAERKGRNPRTKEEITIPAATVPVFKAGKEFKEIVNNK; from the coding sequence GTGAATAAATCAGAATTAATTACTAGCATGGCAGAAAAGAGCCAATTAACTAAGAAAGACGTAGAAGTTGCTTTAAAAGCATTTATAGAAAGTGTTGAAGAAGCACTAATGGATGGAGATAAGGTTCAATTAGTTGGATTTGGAACTTTCGAAACAAGAGAAAGAGCTGAAAGAAAAGGCAGAAACCCAAGAACTAAAGAAGAAATAACTATACCAGCAGCAACTGTTCCAGTATTCAAAGCAGGAAAAGAATTCAAAGAAATAGTAAACAATAAATAG
- a CDS encoding formate--tetrahydrofolate ligase, with product MKSDIEIAQSANMKKIADIAKELGLGEDDIELYGKYKCKISLDVLKNKHNEADGKLILVTAINPTPAGEGKSTITVGLGQALCKLHKKAVIALREPSLGPVFGIKGGAAGGGYSQVVPMEDINLHFTGDMHAITSANNLLAAAIDNHIHQGNTLKIDSRRILFKRVMDMNDRALRHIVVGMGGKVNGFLREDGFTITVASEIMAILCLSNSLMDLKERFGNILVAYNLDGEPIYCKDLNVHGAMAMLMKDAIKPNLVQTLENTPAIIHGGPFANIAHGCNSILATKMAMKLGDYAITEAGFGADLGAEKFLDIKCRYGNLKPDCIVVVATIRALKHHGGVSKDELSTPDIEALSKGVSNLQKQIENMKKYGVPVVVAINKFITDSDEEVEFIKEFCDKQGVEVALAEVWEKGGEGGIALAEKVINVLDTQKSNFKCLYDEKLSIKEKMDIIAREIYGASGVDYDKSAEKDIKDIEKLGLDKLPICVAKTQYSLSDNPSLLGKPEDFRVNVREVKVSNGAGFIVVLTGNIMTMPGLPKVPAANKMDILEGGTIQGLF from the coding sequence ATGAAAAGTGATATTGAAATTGCACAAAGTGCAAATATGAAAAAAATAGCTGATATAGCTAAAGAATTAGGACTTGGAGAAGATGATATAGAGCTTTATGGAAAATATAAATGCAAAATATCATTAGATGTATTAAAAAACAAACATAATGAAGCTGATGGAAAGTTAATACTTGTAACAGCAATTAACCCTACACCGGCAGGAGAAGGAAAATCAACTATAACAGTGGGTTTGGGGCAAGCACTTTGTAAGTTACATAAAAAAGCAGTTATAGCTTTAAGAGAACCATCTCTTGGACCTGTATTTGGAATAAAAGGAGGGGCCGCTGGAGGCGGATACTCTCAAGTTGTGCCTATGGAAGATATAAACTTGCACTTTACTGGGGATATGCATGCAATAACATCGGCTAACAACTTACTTGCAGCAGCTATAGATAATCATATACATCAAGGAAATACTTTAAAAATAGATTCAAGAAGAATTTTATTTAAAAGAGTAATGGACATGAATGATAGAGCATTACGTCATATAGTAGTTGGAATGGGTGGAAAAGTAAATGGATTCTTAAGAGAAGATGGATTTACAATTACTGTTGCATCTGAAATAATGGCTATACTATGCCTAAGTAATAGTTTAATGGATCTTAAAGAAAGATTCGGAAACATACTAGTTGCATATAACTTAGATGGTGAACCAATTTATTGTAAGGATTTAAATGTTCATGGTGCCATGGCAATGCTTATGAAAGATGCTATAAAACCTAACTTAGTTCAAACACTAGAAAATACACCAGCTATAATCCATGGAGGACCTTTTGCAAATATTGCACATGGATGTAATAGTATATTAGCTACAAAAATGGCTATGAAGCTTGGAGATTATGCAATAACTGAAGCTGGATTTGGAGCAGATCTTGGAGCGGAAAAATTTCTAGACATAAAATGTAGATACGGTAATCTAAAACCAGACTGTATTGTCGTTGTTGCAACTATTAGAGCGTTAAAACATCATGGTGGAGTATCAAAGGATGAACTATCAACTCCAGATATAGAGGCATTATCTAAGGGAGTTTCAAATCTTCAAAAGCAAATAGAAAACATGAAAAAGTACGGTGTACCTGTTGTTGTTGCTATAAATAAATTTATAACAGATAGTGATGAAGAAGTAGAATTTATAAAAGAATTTTGTGATAAACAAGGGGTAGAAGTTGCCCTTGCTGAAGTGTGGGAAAAAGGCGGAGAAGGTGGAATTGCTCTTGCTGAAAAAGTAATTAATGTTTTAGACACACAAAAGAGTAATTTTAAATGTTTATATGATGAGAAATTATCTATAAAAGAAAAAATGGATATAATAGCAAGAGAGATCTACGGAGCTTCTGGAGTTGATTATGATAAGTCGGCTGAAAAAGACATAAAAGATATAGAAAAGCTAGGATTAGATAAGCTTCCTATATGTGTTGCAAAAACTCAATATTCTTTATCAGATAACCCAAGTTTACTTGGAAAACCTGAAGACTTTAGAGTAAATGTTAGAGAAGTTAAAGTATCAAATGGTGCAGGATTTATAGTTGTATTAACTGGAAATATAATGACAATGCCAGGATTACCAAAAGTACCAGCTGCAAACAAAATGGATATTTTAGAAGGTGGCACAATACAAGGGCTTTTCTAA
- a CDS encoding thioesterase family protein, whose amino-acid sequence MEFNVHEGTKGIMEMVVEDQHSAKRVGSGLVDVFATPSMIALMENTSQASVKDSLPEGYATVGIDISVKHMKATPIGMKVRCETKLIKVDRKKLVFEVEAYDEDGKIGEGTHTRYIVNSEEFVKNVQK is encoded by the coding sequence ATGGAATTTAATGTACATGAAGGAACAAAGGGTATAATGGAAATGGTTGTTGAAGATCAACATTCTGCAAAGAGAGTAGGTTCTGGATTAGTAGATGTTTTTGCTACACCATCTATGATCGCTTTAATGGAAAACACATCTCAAGCAAGCGTAAAAGATAGCTTACCAGAAGGATATGCTACAGTTGGTATAGACATAAGTGTAAAACATATGAAAGCTACACCAATTGGAATGAAAGTTAGATGCGAAACTAAACTTATAAAAGTAGATAGAAAGAAATTAGTTTTCGAAGTAGAAGCATATGATGAAGATGGAAAAATAGGAGAAGGAACTCACACTAGATATATCGTAAATTCAGAAGAATTTGTTAAAAACGTTCAAAAATAA
- the tilS gene encoding tRNA lysidine(34) synthetase TilS produces MIEKVINTIKCNNMFEVNDKVVVALSGGPDSICLLHILHTLKDEINISIVAAHVNHCLRGEAADNDEMYVKKICEELGIQCFVKREDVHRISKERGISCEMAGREVRYQFFEEVLHKINGNKIAIAHNANDQAETVLMRILRGTGLEGLVGIRPVRDNIFVRPIINLTRDEIENYCDINKLNPRIDKTNFENIYTRNKIRLELIPYIQKNFNSDVIEVLNRFSDTVKVDNEYINNVAKEKYNEYSEISEEKIILKGQLFKEHEAILTRVIRIAIKNIKGNLNNLEKNHIYDIIDIQKKSTGKYIMLPSGIRVTNNYGDIYVYKEEKKHKVQKINKEVELNLLEENVLTNHKLKITLDIIKSKEDIKFDKNPLIKYFDYDKIKGVIKLRYRKNGDKFMPFGMSGSKKLKDLFIDLKIPKERRDSIPLITFGDDIAWIVGYRISDKFKINKDTKSILKIKIEREEE; encoded by the coding sequence TTGATAGAAAAGGTTATAAACACAATTAAATGTAATAATATGTTCGAGGTTAATGATAAAGTAGTTGTAGCACTATCTGGAGGCCCTGATTCCATATGTCTTTTACATATACTTCATACTCTTAAAGATGAAATTAATATAAGTATTGTGGCTGCTCACGTAAATCATTGTCTAAGAGGTGAAGCTGCGGATAATGATGAAATGTATGTTAAAAAAATTTGTGAAGAGTTAGGAATTCAGTGCTTTGTTAAAAGGGAAGATGTACATAGAATTTCTAAGGAGAGAGGCATTTCCTGTGAAATGGCTGGTAGAGAAGTAAGATATCAGTTTTTTGAAGAAGTGCTACATAAAATTAATGGAAACAAAATAGCTATTGCACATAATGCTAATGATCAAGCAGAAACTGTTCTTATGAGGATACTTAGAGGAACTGGACTTGAGGGATTGGTTGGCATAAGACCTGTTAGAGATAATATTTTTGTAAGGCCTATTATAAACTTAACTAGAGATGAAATTGAAAATTATTGTGATATAAACAAATTAAATCCTAGAATAGATAAAACTAATTTTGAAAACATATATACAAGAAATAAAATAAGATTAGAATTAATTCCATACATACAAAAGAACTTTAATTCTGATGTGATAGAAGTTTTAAATAGATTTTCTGATACTGTTAAGGTTGATAATGAATACATAAATAATGTAGCCAAAGAAAAGTATAATGAGTATAGTGAAATTAGTGAAGAAAAAATTATACTTAAAGGACAGCTTTTTAAAGAACATGAGGCTATTTTAACTAGAGTTATAAGAATTGCCATAAAAAATATAAAAGGCAATTTAAATAATCTAGAAAAAAATCATATATATGATATAATTGATATTCAAAAAAAATCTACAGGTAAGTACATAATGCTTCCAAGTGGCATAAGAGTTACAAATAATTATGGAGATATTTATGTATATAAAGAGGAAAAGAAACATAAAGTACAGAAAATTAATAAAGAAGTAGAATTAAACTTACTTGAAGAGAATGTATTAACTAATCATAAACTTAAAATTACATTGGATATAATAAAAAGTAAAGAGGATATTAAATTTGATAAAAATCCTTTAATTAAGTATTTTGATTATGATAAAATAAAAGGTGTTATAAAGTTAAGATATAGAAAAAATGGGGATAAATTTATGCCGTTTGGTATGAGTGGAAGTAAAAAACTTAAAGACTTATTTATAGATTTGAAAATTCCAAAGGAAAGAAGAGATAGTATACCACTAATTACATTTGGTGATGATATAGCATGGATAGTAGGATATAGGATAAGTGATAAGTTTAAAATTAATAAAGATACAAAAAGCATATTGAAAATCAAAATTGAAAGAGAGGAAGAATAG
- a CDS encoding RNA-binding S4 domain-containing protein, producing MRLDKYLKVSRIIKRRTIAKEACESGRVFINDKVAKPSTEVNENDIIEVKFANSSLKAKVVNIAHHVAKADAKTMYEIILDNTVANKED from the coding sequence ATGAGACTAGATAAATATCTTAAAGTTTCAAGAATTATAAAGAGAAGGACTATAGCTAAGGAAGCTTGTGAAAGTGGCAGGGTATTTATAAATGATAAGGTTGCAAAGCCAAGCACAGAAGTTAATGAGAATGATATAATAGAAGTTAAATTTGCCAACAGTTCACTAAAAGCTAAGGTTGTAAACATTGCTCATCACGTTGCAAAAGCTGATGCTAAGACAATGTATGAGATTATTTTAGATAATACAGTTGCAAATAAAGAAGATTAG